From the genome of Primulina eburnea isolate SZY01 chromosome 12, ASM2296580v1, whole genome shotgun sequence, one region includes:
- the LOC140808229 gene encoding probable LRR receptor-like serine/threonine-protein kinase At1g67720, whose amino-acid sequence MSTSIFLLWLVSIPFTIHATPQPKGYLLNCGSNHGVEEGQIEYVSDDEYISVGNKTTLDRPDILPRLQTLRYFPNAKARKYCYTFPVIKGGKYLVKTIYYYGGFDGGNKPPVFDQIIDGTKWSTVNTTEDYAVGGTSYYEAIFMAQNKFLSVCLARNEHTVVGSSPFISSLEVYNLDDAVYNSTNFEKYALATVARSSFGSGRDIISYPDDSFNRYWHPFTDDNPYVSSQVSVDPLKFWNNPPQMAFLSALTTSRGKTLTLKWPPYSLSNGHYYIALYFQDNRSPSPFSWRVFDIHVNGQIFYQDLNVTADGENVFGTEWPLNGQTEISLVPKNGIPVGPLINAGEVLQIFPLGGRTVTRDVVTMEDLRLALKNPPEDWVGDPCLPRGNSWTGVLCSKGDVIRVISLNLTGFGLSGSLPASISNLTALRLLLLGDNSLSGSLPDLRALQSLEILHLENNQIEGPFPNSLAELPNLREAFLQNNRFNGSISEELNNKDGSIKIQW is encoded by the exons ATGTCCACCTCCATCTTCCTCCTTTGGCTGGTGAGCATCCCCTTCACAATCCATGCCACCCCACAACCTAAAG GTTACCTCCTAAATTGTGGCTCAAACCATGGTGTAGAAGAAGGACAGATTGAATATGTCTCAGATGATGAATATATATCAGTTGGAAACAAAACAACCTTAGATAGACCAGACATTTTGCCAAGATTACAGACTCTCAGGTATTTTCCCAACGCAAAAGCAAGAAAATACTGCTACACTTTCCCTGTGATCAAGGGTGGGAAATATCTTGTGAAGACTATATATTACTACGGAGGATTCGATGGTGGGAACAAACCACCTGTGTTCGATCAAATCATTGATGGTACAAAGTGGAGCACTGTGAATACCACAGAGGATTACGCGGTGGGGGGAACCTCGTACTATGAAGCCATTTTCATGGCTCAGAATAAGTTCCTCAGTGTTTGTCTTGCAAGAAACGAGCACACTGTTGTTGGTTCCAGCCCTTTCATTTCATCTCTTGAAGTATATAATCTTGACGATGCTGTTTATAATTCGACCAACTTTGAGAAATACGCGTTAGCCACTGTTGCAAGAAGCTCTTTTGGCTCTGGCAGAGACATCATTAG TTATCCAGATGACAGTTTCAATCGGTACTGGCACCCTTTCACCGATGACAATCCATATGTCTCGAGTCAAGTCAGCGTAGACCCTTTGAAATTTTGGAATAATCCACCACAGATGGCCTTTTTGTCAGCACTAACAACCAGTAGAGGCAAGACTCTTACGCTGAAATGGCCACCATATTCCCTCTCCAATGGACATTACTACATTGCACTTTATTTCCAAGATAATCGATCCCCGAGCCCGTTTAGCTGGAGAGTTTTTGATATTCATGTGAATGGACAGATATTCTACCAAGATTTGAATGTGACAGCTGATGGTGAGAATGTTTTCGGGACAGAATGGCCGCTTAACGGGCAAACTGAGATATCTCTTGTTCCCAAAAATGGCATTCCTGTTGGGCCATTGATCAATGCTGGTGAAGTTCTTCAGATTTTCCCACTTGGAGGAAGAACTGTGACAAGAGATG TGGTGACAATGGAAGACTTGAGACTTGCACTGAAGAATCCTCCAGAAGATTGGGTCGGGGATCCATGCTTGCCTAGAGGAAATTCATGGACTGGAGTTTTATGCTCAAAaggagatgttattcgagttaTCTCTTT GAATCTGACAGGCTTCGGATTGTCCGGATCACTGCCAGCAAGTATATCCAACTTAACTGCACTCAGGCTTCT TTTGCTTGGAGACAACAGCCTTTCAGGTTCATTACCTGATTTGAGAGCACTGCAGTCTTTAGAAATTCT GCATTTGGAGAACAACCAAATTGAAGGGCCATTCCCAAACTCACTTGCTGAACTACCTAATCTTCGTGAAGC ATTCTTACAGAACAACAGGTTCAATGGTAGCATCTCCGAGGAACTGAATAACAAAGATGGGTCCATCAAAATTCA GTGGTGA
- the LOC140807784 gene encoding protein CYPRO4-like encodes MRVSQVARRPRRERLLTLHVETGKIVTNWKFEKDGTDITISDITSDAKGSQLDPSESIFLGLDDNRLCQWDMRDKKGIVQNITNSKSHVLHWNQGHQFSRSTNFQCFTTAGDGSIVVGSLDGKIRLYSRTSMRQAKTAFPGLGLPFTSVDVTYDGKWVLGTTYTYLILICTLFTDKDGKTKTGFSGRMGNKIPAPRLLNLTHVDAHLAGSGSKFHAGHFSWVTESGKQEKHLVATVGKFSVI; translated from the exons ATGCGCGTAAGTCAGGTGGCGAGGCGACCACGTCGAGAGAGGTTATTAACACTACACGTTGAAACCGGAAAGATTGTCACGAATTGGAAGTTTGAGAAGGATGGCACTGATATTACCATAAGTGATATAACAAGTGACGCAAAGGGCTCTCAGTTGGACCCATCGGAGTCAATTTTCTTGGGTCTGGATGATAATAGATTGTGTCAGTGGGATATGCGCGACAAGAAAGGGATAGTTCAAAATATCACAAACTCGAAATCTCATGTGTTGCATTGGAATCAAGGGCATCAGTTTTCGAGGAGCACAAATTTTCAATGTTTCACAACCGCTGGGGATGGGTCGATAGTAGTTGGTTCACTTGATGGGAAAATAAGATTATACTCTAGGACTTCAATGAGGCAGGCAAAGACTGCTTTTCCGGGGCTTGGTTTACCTTTTACTTCAGTTGATGTTACTTATGATGGTAAATGGGTGTTGGGAACCACATACACTTATTTGATCTTGATTTGCACTTTATTCACCGATAAGGATGGTAAAACTAAGACTGGTTTTAGCGGCCGAATGGGGAACAAAATTCCAGCTCCAAGGTTGCTGAATCTGACCCATGTGGATGCACATTTGGCTGGATCTGGTAGTAAGTTCCATGCTGGGCATTTCTCTTGG GTTACAGAAAGTGGAAAACAAGAAAAACATTTGGTAGCAACTGTGGGAAAATTTAGTGTAATATAG
- the LOC140807788 gene encoding uncharacterized protein — MASLYFCCAVFGEATRKKTVKVDPKYLRLVDDLDRFNHYPWGRVAYRDAVQCLKKDLLGRYNYLTEAQGRKEVDGSFLVGGFVMPLQILAYECYPSVAQKVARRRDVDCLMLPRMFQWVTNTWSSNRAPTGADIAAAFGDSPIDDCLGFLTPTPEELVSPYYTTGIFVDSAPDAVVTRVLELWREGQTVICSDHVEREIGTSSQTQQIFEPNLQAIPEESAGGEIFKEDSGAFVLAVAGYSLSR, encoded by the exons ATGGCTAGTCTATACTTCTGTTGTGCCGTATTCGGTGAGGCGACGAGAAAAAAGACGGTGAAGGTCGACCCTAAATACTTGAGGCTAGTGGATGATTTGGATAGGTTCAACCATTATCCGTGGGGTAGAGTAGCATATCGGGATGCGGTCCAATGTTTGAAGAAGGACCTTTTAGGACGATATAATTACCTCACCGAGGCACAGGGTCGGAAAGAAGTTGACGGCAGCTTCCTTGTCGGTGGTTTTGTTATGCCTTTGCAG ATCCTTGCTTATGAATGTTATCCGAGCGTGGCACAAAAGGTAGCAAGGAGAAGAGATGTGGACTGTTTGATGTTGCCCAGGATGTTTCAGTGGGTGACTAACACGTGGTCGTCAAACCGTGCCCCAACTGGTGCCGATATCGCTGCAGCCTTTGGTGATTCTCCTATAGAT GATTGTCTTGGATTTTTGACTCCTACTCCTGAGGAGCTAGTTTCACCTTATTACACGACCGGGATTTTTGTTGATTCTGCGCCTGATGCGGTCGTCACTCGGGTGCTCGAGCTCTGGAGGGAAGGTCAGACAGTCATATGTAGCGACCACGTCGAGAG GGAAATTGGCACTAGTAgccaaacccaacagatattTGAGCCTAACCTTCAAGCCATTCCAGAGGAGTCCGCAGGAGGTGAG ATATTCAA GGAAGATTCGGGAGCATTTGTGTTAGCTGTTGCTGGATACTCTTTGTCTAGGTAG
- the LOC140808220 gene encoding large ribosomal subunit protein eL15-like has protein sequence MGAYTYVSELWKKKQSDVMRFLLRVRCWEYRQLPSVVRVTHSTRPDKARRLGYKAKQGYVIYRVRVRRGGRKRPVSKGIVYGKPTNQGVTQLKFQRSKRSVAEERAGRKLGGLRVLNSYWINEDSTYKYFEVILIDPAHTTIRKDPRINWIANPVHKHRELRGLTSAGKKFRGLRGKGHLHHKARPSRRATWKRNQTLSLRRYR, from the exons ATGG GTGCTTATACATACGTATCGGAGTTATGGAAGAAAAAGCAATCCGATGTTATGCGGTTCTTGCTTAGGGTGCGCTGCTGGGAGTACCGCCAGCTTCCATCTGTTGTTCGTGTCACTCACTCGACGCGCCCGGATAAAGCTCGACGGCTGGGCTACAAGGCGAAGCAG GGTTACGTGATATACCGTGTCCGTGTAAGACGTGGTGGAAGGAAGAGGCCCGTTTCCAAAGGAATTGTGTACGGAAAACCCACCAACCAGGGTGTTACACAACTGAAATTCCAGCGTAGCAAGCGCTCTGTTGCAGAAGAGCGTGCTGGAAGAAAACTGGGTGGACTGAGGGTTTTGAATTCTTATTGGATCAATGAG GACTCTACTTACAAGTATTTTGAAGTTATTTTGATCGATCCGGCCCACACCACAATCCGAAAGGACCCAAGGATTAACTGGATTGCAAATCCAGTTCACAAACATAGAGAACTCCGAGGACTTACCTCTGCCGGAAAGAAGTTCAGGGGTCTGCGTGGAAAGGGCCACCTTCACCACAAAGCTCGCCCTTCAAGAAGGGCTACATGGAAGAGAAACCAAACATTGTCCCTCCGTCGGTACCGATGA
- the LOC140808066 gene encoding uncharacterized Rho GTPase-activating protein At5g61530: MPSIVSPQWQEKANVFFQSSGEKLKEAGQSAGSFVGEAAKDAKENVVDVAGKVGSAVKSRWALFQQPSTRHAMQERLISAAATSSMFLRRGFSETKDKVSVGKTKVEEVAKKTAQKSKTLLTDIERWQKGVASTDVFGVPVEVTVQRQQSSTPIPNILIKCSDYLILSGLNSQELFKAQGDKKVIRQLVSLYNHDPDATLPEGVNSIDVAALIKCYIASLPEPLTSFELYDEIKNARTNIHLMRNILKKLPTVKYMTLELVTALLRHVGEKSPLNKMDTRSLAMEMAPVIMWRKGQGPEHYKQYWNDPSKLDPKTNIDSASNFSAWDMLADDCESIDTSSSIPLDDGTAVDFWAIEVIQCLIEHHNAVFTDANETVWR; this comes from the exons ATGCCTTCAATTGTATCGCCTCAGTGGCAAGAAAAGGCCAATGTTTTCTTTCAATCCTCGg GAGAGAAGCTTAAAGAAGCAGGGCAATCTGCCGGAAGTTTTGTTGGGGAAGCTGCCAAGGACGCGAAAGAAAATGTTGTTGACGTGGCAGGGAAAGTCGGCTCTGCAGTCAAAAGCCGGTGGGCACTCTTCCAGCAGCCATCTACAAGACATGCAATGCAGGAACGTCTTATTTCTGCTGCTGCCACCAGCAGCATGTTTTTAAGGAGGGGATTTTCAGAAACTAAAGACAAGGTTTCTGTGGGAAAAACTAAGGTTGAAGAG GTGGCCAAGAAGACTGCACAAAAAAGTAAAACTCTTCTGACAGACATTGAGAGATGGCAAAAG GGAGTTGCAAGTACTGATG TATTTGGAGTCCCAGTTGAGGTTACTGTACAGCGCCAACAGTCTAGCACTCCAATTCCAAATATATTGATCAAATGTTCAGATTATCTTATATTATCAG GATTGAATTCTCAGGAGTTGTTCAAGGCCCAGGGAGACAAAAAGGTTATTCGGCAGTTGGTGTCCTTGTACAATCACG ATCCAGATGCAACTCTTCCAGAGGGTGTGAACTCAATTGACGTCGCAGCTCTTATTAAATGTTACATTGCAAGTCTTCCTGAACCACTAACCTCCTTTGAATTGTACGATGAAATAAAAAATGCTCGAACCAACATTCATTTAATGAGAAATATTCTCAAGAAACTTCCAACTGTTAAATACATGACATTGGAACTAGTGACTGCCCTTTTGCGTCATGTTGGCGAAAAATCTCCTCTTAACAAG ATGGATACTCGAAGCCTTGCAATGGAAATGGCTCCTGTCATTATGTGGCGGAAAGGCCAAGGACCTGAGCACTATAAACAGTATTGGAATGATCCATCAAAGCTTGATCCTAAGACTAATATAGATTCTGCCTCCAACTTCAGTGCATGGGACATGCTTGCAG ATGACTGTGAAAGTATAGATACTTCATCTTCTATCCCCCTCGATGATGGAACGGCAGTCGACTTTTGGGCTATTGAAGTTATTCAGTGTTTGATCGAACATCACAATGCTGTTTTCACAGATGCCAACGAGACCGTCTGGAGGTGA